The following coding sequences lie in one Tichowtungia aerotolerans genomic window:
- a CDS encoding sulfatase family protein, with the protein MKKVFSALSVICLSLYVSAASRPNILLITTDDQGLQVGCYGDELARTPNLDRLAEQGVRFTQAYIAQASCSSSRSAILTGLYPHQNGQFGLTNDYEMHPGIETLPAMLKKEGYHTGIIGKLHVRPESAFPFDFWEIKSAKDTRHVRNVNRSTQHFLDSVGSKPFFLMVNLFDPHRPYDAESNQCDGLPEKPLGPDDIKPFEFMGVDTPELRAEVAAYYNCVARLDTGIGLLMETLEQRGLSDNTLVVFLGDHGVPFTRAKVSCYEAGEQVPFIVRWPKGRSGSVCDRLISSVDIVPTIAELVDFKPRTELSGQSLVPLLEGKEPPWRQFVCAEYTAHRKEHFYPRRSIRNTRYKLVHNLLHERINPLTGIGPVRAVSETGAVKNGSSWNVLNPEFYQSGRFYGGSSEQIRAAYAAYRDAPEYELYDLEKDPFERVNLVGNPEVAQVFETLKTNLENWQAETDDSFADSKYLATFTAKTDALCK; encoded by the coding sequence ATGAAAAAGGTCTTCTCAGCATTATCCGTTATTTGTTTGTCGCTTTATGTGTCAGCAGCAAGTCGTCCGAATATTTTGCTGATCACTACAGATGATCAAGGTCTTCAGGTTGGCTGTTACGGCGATGAGTTGGCCCGTACGCCGAATCTGGACCGGCTGGCGGAGCAGGGAGTGCGTTTCACTCAGGCCTATATTGCACAGGCTTCCTGCAGCTCGTCGCGCAGTGCCATATTGACCGGCCTCTATCCGCATCAGAACGGACAGTTTGGATTAACCAACGATTATGAAATGCATCCCGGCATCGAAACCCTGCCGGCTATGCTCAAGAAAGAGGGATATCATACCGGTATCATCGGCAAACTTCATGTGCGGCCGGAAAGTGCATTTCCATTTGATTTCTGGGAAATCAAAAGTGCAAAAGACACCCGTCATGTGCGCAACGTAAACCGGAGTACTCAACACTTCCTCGATTCGGTCGGCTCCAAGCCGTTTTTTCTGATGGTGAATCTCTTTGATCCGCACCGCCCGTATGATGCGGAATCCAATCAATGCGACGGTCTTCCGGAAAAGCCTTTGGGGCCGGATGATATTAAACCGTTTGAGTTTATGGGAGTAGACACACCGGAACTGCGTGCTGAGGTGGCTGCCTATTACAACTGTGTGGCGCGTCTCGATACCGGCATCGGCCTGCTGATGGAGACGCTGGAGCAGCGCGGATTATCGGATAATACGCTGGTTGTTTTTCTTGGAGATCACGGCGTTCCGTTCACCCGGGCCAAAGTGTCCTGCTATGAAGCCGGGGAGCAGGTGCCGTTTATCGTGCGCTGGCCGAAGGGGCGGAGCGGCAGCGTTTGCGACCGGCTGATTTCTTCGGTGGACATCGTTCCGACCATTGCCGAGCTTGTTGATTTTAAACCCCGGACAGAACTGTCGGGTCAGTCGCTTGTTCCTCTGCTGGAAGGGAAAGAACCGCCATGGCGGCAGTTTGTCTGTGCGGAATACACGGCGCACCGCAAAGAGCATTTTTACCCTCGCCGCTCCATCCGCAATACCCGTTACAAGCTGGTTCATAACCTGCTCCATGAGCGGATCAACCCGTTGACTGGAATCGGCCCGGTGCGTGCGGTCTCCGAAACCGGTGCAGTTAAAAACGGTTCCAGCTGGAATGTTTTGAATCCGGAATTTTATCAATCCGGCCGGTTCTACGGCGGGTCTTCTGAGCAGATTCGCGCCGCCTACGCCGCTTATCGCGATGCGCCGGAGTATGAACTCTACGATCTGGAAAAAGATCCGTTCGAGCGCGTCAACCTCGTCGGAAACCCGGAAGTTGCACAGGTTTTTGAAACGCTCAAAACGAATCTGGAAAACTGGCAGGCGGAAACGGATGACTCGTTTGCGGATTCGAAATATCTTGCCACCTTTACCGCAAAGACGGATGCCTTATGCAAATAA
- a CDS encoding Gfo/Idh/MocA family protein, which translates to MDIACETMNLAIVGCGGYAGYLIDRIADLPGLCRLVAVTTRRPDSDTARKFKAQGVAVLENIDELLETMTPEECPTLIIPTSIESHYEYTKKAIDAGFHVLLEKPPAATVQDVDRLIELQQSSDKWIAVNFQHLFNPMSQHLKKRLAGGEFGAVKSVRARALWMRPESYFSRSSWSGKLKVDGQWVLDGTIGNPLAHLLAEALYLATPKDGMATPVNVQAELYHGNDIESEDTSCLRLETEDGVPVFYCASLCSKEMTPIFCEIETENADICLVDYFQLSIRWKDGRIEEAETPDNNNDLDRLIMLETLVKSLSNNERPLITVEECRSYMLAWNGAFESFGVPAAVPESAVSSEINEMGPVRCIPGFLNMAEQASREMKLFSELGVEWAEPGKQIDLTEYTAFPSENKAL; encoded by the coding sequence ATGGATATTGCCTGCGAAACAATGAACCTTGCAATAGTCGGGTGCGGCGGATATGCCGGTTATCTGATTGATCGGATTGCCGACCTCCCCGGTCTGTGCCGACTGGTAGCTGTAACCACCCGGCGACCGGACAGCGACACGGCCCGTAAGTTTAAAGCACAGGGCGTGGCGGTTCTGGAAAATATCGACGAACTGCTCGAAACAATGACTCCGGAGGAATGTCCGACTCTTATCATTCCCACCAGTATTGAAAGTCATTACGAGTACACCAAAAAGGCCATCGATGCAGGATTTCATGTGCTGCTCGAGAAACCGCCGGCAGCAACCGTTCAGGATGTCGACCGACTGATCGAACTGCAGCAAAGCAGTGACAAATGGATTGCTGTTAATTTTCAGCATTTGTTCAACCCGATGAGTCAGCATCTGAAAAAACGATTGGCTGGCGGGGAGTTCGGTGCAGTTAAATCGGTTCGCGCCCGCGCGTTATGGATGCGTCCGGAATCGTATTTTTCGCGCAGCAGCTGGAGCGGAAAACTGAAGGTGGACGGGCAGTGGGTGCTTGATGGAACCATCGGGAATCCGCTGGCGCATCTGCTGGCGGAAGCTCTCTATCTGGCGACGCCGAAAGACGGTATGGCAACTCCTGTAAATGTGCAGGCTGAGCTGTATCACGGTAACGACATTGAAAGCGAAGATACCAGCTGCCTGCGCCTCGAAACGGAAGACGGTGTGCCTGTTTTTTATTGTGCCAGTCTTTGTTCCAAGGAGATGACTCCGATTTTCTGCGAGATTGAAACCGAGAACGCAGATATCTGTCTGGTCGATTATTTCCAGCTTTCCATCCGTTGGAAAGACGGCCGGATTGAAGAGGCTGAAACGCCGGATAATAATAATGATCTCGATCGGTTGATCATGCTTGAAACTCTGGTGAAGAGTCTGTCGAACAACGAGCGGCCTCTCATTACCGTGGAGGAATGCCGGTCGTACATGTTGGCATGGAATGGCGCCTTTGAATCGTTCGGGGTTCCGGCGGCCGTTCCGGAGTCCGCGGTTTCTTCCGAGATTAACGAGATGGGGCCGGTTCGCTGCATTCCCGGGTTTCTGAATATGGCGGAACAGGCTAGCCGTGAGATGAAGCTTTTTTCGGAACTCGGTGTGGAATGGGCTGAGCCTGGCAAACAGATCGATCTGACGGAATACACCGCTTTTCCTTCGGAGAATAAAGCGTTATGA
- a CDS encoding Gfo/Idh/MocA family protein encodes MRKIVCIGGWGHFFEVFQTLEKYDGAQVCGAAPAYDGEDMSFLAGQPLTESFPMFGSIDEMLEAVQPDIAIVSTQPGYIAAGVVRAAEAGLDIIAEKPLGATLEENAAIAEAVAQNNVRLMAIFSMRAMAVFQTARRLVREGAVGRPVLMNARKSYKYGDEKARPEWFGKREVYSGTFPWIGIHALDMIQFTTGLLPVQVAALHRNQTHLSRPDCEDTCCGIFELEGGAQATVSVDYFRPMSATTHGDDWVRIVGTEGVVEARASENTVTLLKDSAAPQSVPLDDPESLFIPFIEGREGLTGTDDALALSRACLVARQAADENRILEI; translated from the coding sequence ATGAGAAAGATTGTATGTATTGGCGGATGGGGACACTTTTTCGAAGTTTTCCAAACCTTGGAAAAATACGATGGTGCACAGGTTTGCGGCGCGGCCCCGGCGTATGATGGAGAGGACATGAGCTTCCTGGCCGGACAGCCGCTGACCGAAAGTTTTCCAATGTTTGGAAGCATCGATGAAATGCTTGAAGCCGTTCAGCCCGACATTGCGATTGTCAGCACACAGCCGGGGTATATCGCAGCCGGAGTTGTTCGCGCCGCCGAAGCGGGGCTCGATATCATTGCCGAAAAACCGCTCGGCGCCACGCTGGAAGAAAACGCTGCCATTGCGGAGGCCGTCGCACAAAACAATGTGCGGTTGATGGCGATCTTTTCCATGCGTGCGATGGCCGTTTTTCAGACTGCCCGTCGTCTGGTGCGAGAGGGAGCTGTTGGCCGTCCGGTTTTGATGAATGCCCGCAAGTCCTATAAATACGGCGACGAAAAAGCCCGGCCCGAATGGTTCGGAAAACGTGAGGTTTACAGCGGAACATTTCCGTGGATTGGTATTCATGCTCTCGACATGATTCAGTTCACAACCGGTCTGCTGCCGGTGCAGGTTGCTGCTCTGCATCGCAATCAGACTCACCTTTCGCGCCCCGACTGCGAGGACACCTGCTGCGGCATTTTTGAACTCGAAGGCGGTGCGCAGGCGACGGTCAGCGTGGATTATTTCCGTCCGATGAGCGCAACGACGCATGGTGACGACTGGGTGCGCATTGTCGGTACCGAAGGTGTGGTTGAAGCGCGCGCCAGCGAAAATACCGTTACCTTGCTGAAAGACAGCGCGGCGCCGCAATCGGTGCCGCTCGATGATCCGGAATCACTTTTTATTCCTTTCATAGAAGGTCGCGAAGGACTGACTGGAACCGATGATGCACTGGCGCTCAGTCGTGCCTGTCTGGTGGCTCGTCAGGCTGCAGATGAAAACCGTATTTTGGAGATTTAA